GCCATTTCGCTGTCGATGCGCGGATGCAAGGGAGCGCCGGCCTCCTTCAGCCCGAGACGTAGAGGTTCATCATCAGCGGCAGCATCGCCGAGCCTTCCGAATAGTGCAGCCACTCGTTATAGGCTTCGTACTCGGCACTGCCGGGCGCCGGCATCATCGCGCCCTTCCCATTTGCGAATGATGTAATCGACGATCGCGCCCGATTCCGCGATGGTGATGTCGCCGTCGGTGATCACGGGCGACTTGCCGAGCGGATGCACTTTTGTCAGCTCCGGCGGCGCCAGCCGCGTGACGGCATCGCGCTGATAGCGCTTCATCTCATAGGGCGTGCCCAGTTCCTCCAGCAGCCACAGGATCCGCTGCGAGCGGGAGTCGTTGAGATGATGCAGGGTGAGCATGGGGTTTCCTCGGCGCGATGTTGTCCCGAGGTGTATCGTTTCCGCGAGATCTCAGCAACGCATACAGCTGTCGGACGCCTCACAGCCCCGTAAATCCCGCCTTCACCGGATCGCTCGATCCGTCGAGTTCGCGCAGATAGGTCAGCCCGCACACCGTCAGCCGATGCGTATCCTTCTCGCCGGCTTCCATCAGCGTGGTGAGATAGTCCGTCACCCTGGCGCGCGCTTCGGCGCTGGCCGCGGCGGTGCGGATCATCAGGAGATCGTAGGTCATCATGATGCGATCGATGACGGCTTCCATGGGATCCTCTTCGCTATCCATCAGACAGGCTCGGTGGCTTCGAACTTCGCGATCGCCCTGTTGGCGAGGCGAATCCGGTTGAATTCGCCGCGCTCAAACATCTGTACGATGATCTGGAGCAGCCGCTCATGGGTGGCGAGCGTGTCGGCGATCGCGCCGGTGCGGCGCAGATAGTTCGCGGCGATGCAATAGGCGTCGCCGAGCACTTCGACGTTCAGCACCTGCAATCCGCGCTCGACCTGCATGGCTTGTCCTCCGATACGAGATAAGCCGGGCGAGGTGCAAAAGTTCCATTGCTCGGAGGGGCAAAAACCCCCGAAAAAACAAAACGCACCGGTCCGGAAGGCCCGGACCGATGCGCTTGGGGAAGTCTCTAACCTAGTTGCCGCCGGTCTTTTGCGACGCCGGCTTGGCCTGATCTCGCAGTCGAATAAGCGTCAGAGACGATACAGAATCTGGTCGGTCCAGAACCGCTCGAGCCGGTGCAGCGACTTGTTCAGGGTCGCGAACTCCTCGTTCGAGATGCCGCCGACCTGTTCCACGGTCTTGACGTGCTTCTGATAGAGCGCATCGACGATCTTGCGGATTTCCTGGCCCTGCGCGGTGAGGCGGATGCGGACCGAGCGGCGATCGACGCGGCTGCGCTGATGATCGAGGAAGCCGAGTTCAACCAGCTTCTTCAGATTGTAGGAGACGTTGGAGCCGAGGTAGTAACCGCGCGTGCGCAGTTCGCCCGCGGTCAGCTCCTTGTCGCCGATGTTGTAGAGCAGGAGCGCCTGCACCGAATTGATGTCGGCGCGGCCGCGGCGATCGAATTCATCCTTGATGACGTCGAGCAGACGGCGATGCAGACGCTCCACCAAAGTCAATGCTTCGAGGTAGAGCGGCTGCACCGGAGCTTGTCCCGGAGCGCGGTCAGCGGTTTCCACCGCCGTTGCAACGGCTTTGATCATGACACTTCCCCTTGTCGTTTTTAGCGACTTATTCGACGAAACTTTTGTTCCGCCTGATAGCCACAACTTAAGGGGGCGGTTTGAAGATCCGCTTAAATAAGACAATAAAGAGATCATGAATTTAAGACAGTGAATCGCGGATTAAGCCCGCCACATAAGGACTTTTCGCAACCCTTCGATAAACGGTGGAGCGCCCCTGTTCACGCTTCGTTGGCGCACTCTGTCGCATATGGGAACAGTATCGTTCAAATTGGAAACGCCTGCGTAATACCTGTGACCGCGGCGTTAGGGTGACTGAAAAGTTACCGCAAAAGTTCCGGAAAATTTGATGCGACCGCAGGTGGATTTGCCGAATTCGGCAAGAACGATCGCGAAGGCGCACAACAATTCCTGCCCGTGTGCGAATTCGAAACGCCTATGGCGGCCGTTCGCGCGCCGCCATCCACGCCAGCGCGAGATAGGCCGCCAGCATCAGGGCCTCCAGCCCCACCACCGTGAGGCTGCCGCCATAGATTCCCGGAAACATCAGTTCGATCACCGCCATCGACACCACGGTGGTGAGCCACACCACGGCACCCCACGGCGTCGCCAGCCACAGCCCGACCGCGGCGACGAGTTCGATGACGGCGAAATAAACCGTGGCGGTCTGCCAGGCCATCGGCTGGTTCTCGAACGCCTCTTCCTCGCCGCCGATGAAGCCCGTGACCTGGGCCCAATGGTAGAGGCCCTTGGCCACCGAGACCACGGCCATGATGCGCAGGAAAAACACCAGCCGCCGGGTCCACGCATTCTCGTCGGATTCGATTCGCTCCGACGAGATCGCCGCCACCGACATCGCATTGTCGCGCGACTGGTCGCGCGCCGGGGTTTCAGACATGCGGAGTGCCGTTCATGATTGCAAAATGCGCTTTCATCAGTCGACTGGTCCCCTAATTGGAAGACTCTTGGCCCCTCGGCGCGGCAAAATCAATCCGGCAGGCGGTGCGGCGGACGATTTGCGGCAGGTCAAGATGCCAATGACGCCTGCCATGCAAGATGCTAGAATTGGAACCGTTCCAGTCTGCCGCCCCAGGAGTGACAATACCATGGCGATCAAATTCGGCCGTCCGATCGAAATGCGCGACGCGCCGCGGCCAAAGACCGCCCTCGCCCCCTCGCTCGATCTCGTGATCCGCCCGCGCCGCAATCGCAAGAGCGAATGGGCGCGCCGCTTGGTGCGGGAAAACGTGCTGACCGCGGACGACCTGATCTGGCCGCTGTTCGTGGTCGACGGCCACAACAAGCGCACCCCGGTCGCCTCGATGCCCGGCGTCGACCGCCTCACCGTCGATCAGGCGGTGCGCGACGCCGAGCGCGCCATGAAGCTGAATATCCCCTGCATCGCGCTGTTCCCCTATACCGAGCCGTCCCTACGCGACGAGTACGGCTCCGAGGCAACCAATGCCGACAATCTGGTCTGCCAGTCGGTGCGCGCCATCAAGAAGGAATTTCCCGATCTCGGCGTGCTCTGCGACGTAGCGCTCGATCCCTTCACCAGTCACGGCCATGACGGGCTGATCGAGGACGGCAAGATCCTCAACGACGAGACCGTGGCGGTGCTGGTGCGGCAGGCGCTGGTGCAGGCCGAAGCCGGCTGCGACATCATCGCGCCCTCGGACATGATGGACGGCCGCGTCGGCGCCATCCGCGACGGCCTCGACCAGGCCGGATTCCTCGACGTGCAGATCATGTCCTATGCAGCGAAATATGCCTCCGCCTTCTACGGCCCGTTCCGCGACGCCATCGGCTCGGCCAAGACGCTGACCGGCGACAAGCGCACCTACCAGATGGACAGCGCCAATTCCGACGAGGCGCTGCGCGAGGTCGAACTCGACATCGCCGAAGGCGCCGACATGGTGATGGTGAAGCCGGGCATGCCCTATCTCGATATCGTGCGGCGCGTCAAAGACACCTTCGCGATGCCGACCTTCGTCTACCAGGTGTCCGGCGAATACGCGATGATCGCGGCCGCCAGCGGCAATGGCTGGATCGACGGCGAACGGGCGATGATGGAAAGCCTGCTCGGCTTCAAGCGCGCCGGCGCCGACGGCATTTTGACCTATTTCGCCCCGCAGGCGGCGGAGAAGCTGAAGGCGGAGAGGTAATCGTCATTCCGGGTCTGGTCCTTCGGACCATCCCGGAATGACGGAAGTCCCTTGCAGCCATCAGCAGCCATTCCCATGTCCTGTCCCGGGAATGCACGGTCTGGAGGACTGACCATGTCTTATGGCGATTCTGGTAACACTGGCGGCGCAGGCAATGCTGGCGGCGCTGGTAACGCTGGCGGCGCCTGGCGCAACGACGGTGGGGTGCAGCCGCATGCGTTCGATCCGGTGCTGCAGCCGGAGTTGTTTCGCGGGGTGCCGACGCGGCGGGTGTTCGCCTTCCTGATCGACGCCGTCGTGATCGCGGTCCCGGTGATCCTCGGTTACCTCTTCATCGCGGTGTTCGGCCTGATCACGCTGGGGTTGGGCTGGGCGTTGTTCTGGCTGGCCTGGCCGGCCACCGTGGTCTGGGCGGTGGTCTATTACGGCGCCTCGATAGGCGGACCGCATTCGGCTACCCTGGGCATGCGCGTGATGGATCTGGAGCTGCGCACCTGGTACGGGGCATCCGGTTATTTCGTGCTCGGCGCCATGCATGCGGTGCTGTTCTGGGTGTCGATCTCGTTCCTGACCCCGCTGATCCTGCTGGTCGGCCTGTTCAACGGCCGCTGCCGGCTGCTGCACGATTTCGTGCTGGGAACGGTGGTCATCAACAGCTCGGTCCGCACCCAGACGGCACAGCCTGCAAGAACTTTTTGAACCGGCAAGCCGATTGACCGTCGGCCTCCGTGGCGCGATGCTGGAAACTGTTCGGCCCTGCTGAATCGGGGCCGAACCTGCTCTGGTGGTTTTTTGAGGCGTTTTCTTCATGCGAACCGGTACCCAATTCGCTTGGAAACGCCATGGTTCGGAGGCCTGACGACCAAACGTGACCCAGCACTCGCGTGACACCCCGCAATTCTACCTGACCGCGCCCTCGCCCTGCCCCTATCTGCCGGGCCGGCACGAACGCAAGGTGTTCACGCATCTGGTCGGCGACAAGGCCGGCGACCTCAACGACCTCCTGACCCATGGCGGCTTCCGGCGCAGCCAGTCGATCGCCTACCGGCCGGCCTGCGACCAGTGCCGCGCCTGCGTTTCCGTCCGCGTCATCGCCAACGAATTCCGCATCTCGCGCAATTTCCGCAAGATCATGGCCCGCAACGCCGACATCGTGGGCGAGCAGCGCAATGCGGTGCCGACCTCGGAGCAATATTCGGTGTTTCGCGCCTATCTCGACGCGCGGCACCGCCATGGCGGCATGGCCGACATGACCGTGCTCGATTACGCGATGATGGTGGAGGACAGCCACGTCGAGACCCGTGTCATCGAATACCGCAAGCGCGGCGCCGATACCGGCATTACCGGCCGCGCCGAGGAACTGGTGGCGGTGGCGCTGACCGACGTGCTCAGCGATGGGCTGTCGATGGTTTATTCGTTCTTCGAACCGTCACAGGAAAGCCGCTCGCTCGGCACCTACATGATCCTCGACCACATCATCCGCGCCCGAAGGCTCGGCCTGCCCTACGTCTATCTCGGCTACTGGATCGAAGGCTCGAAGAAGATGGACTACAAGGGCCGCTTCCTGCCGCAGCAGCGCCTCGCCCCCTCCGGTTGGCTGCGCATCGACGCTTCGGGCGAAGTGCTGTCCGAACCGCAGGACTAGATGGCGAATAGGGAGTAGCGAATAGCGAAACCTTCATTCGCTACTCGCCATTCGCATCTTCTTCACTGCCCCAGCCTAATTCCCGATCACCCGCACCGGGTCGCTGCCGTCCCAGTTCTCGGCGGCTTTCCGGATGTGGCCGAAGAAGCGGCCCTTGCCGCCGCTGATGTCGGAGATCTCGACCACGGTTCCGGCATGGCCAGATGTCTCGAAATAGGCGAACCGGCCCCTAGGGCCGCCGATCTGGCCCTCATGGCCGACGACGAAACCTTCGGCGATCGCCCGATCGTAGAGCGCCTGATAATCATTGGTCCAATAGGACATGTGCTGCAGGCCTTCGCCGTGCTGCTTCAGATGATCGAGATACATCGACGGCGCGTCGTTGCGCTGCTGGATCAGTTCGATCTGCAGGTCGCCGGAATTGGCCAGCGCGATGCTCATCTCGACCGCTGAATCGGCGCCCTTGTAGCGGAACCATTCGGTCTTGACCTCGGGGATATAGAAGAACGGCCCGACGCGCATCACCTCGGTCCAGAATTTCATCGCCGCTCCGATGTCGCGAACGACATAGCCGTTCTGGCAGACCTTGCCGAACAACGCGCTCATGAAAAGCCTCCGTTACATTCCGCTCAGGCCGCTGTCGACGGCGAGCGTCTGCGCGGTGACGTAGACGCTTTCCTCCGACATGAAAAACAGCACCGCATAGGCCACTTCCCACGCGGTGGCCTGGCGGCCGAACGGCACATGTCCCTTGCCGCGCGAGGGCCGCCCGGCGCCGGCCGTGCGTCCGTTCGGCGTGTCGACCAGACCCGGATAGACCAGATTGACGCGGATTCCGCGCCGCGCGCCGACATGGGCGATGTTGCGCATCAGCCCACCGAGGGCGGCCTTCGAGGAATCATAGACCGGCATCTGCGAACCGGCCCGCAGTGCGGCGATCGAGGAGATGAAGACGATCGAGCCGCCGTTCTCGAATTTGGGCAGGGCTTCGCGGCACGCCAGCATCGGCCCGCGCACATTGACGTCGTAGATCTTGTTCCATTCCTCGGCGCTGACGCCGTCGAGCCCGGTCTTGCCGAAGGTCCCGACGTTCAAAACCATGCCGTCGAGGCCGCCCATGGTCCGCTGCGCCTCATCGATCATGCGCCGGACATCGGATTCGAGCGTCACATCGGCAGCAATCGCAAAGGCGCGGCCGCCCTCGGCCTTGATCCGGCCGACGGTGCCCTCGGCGGAAGAAAGATTGAGGTCGGCGACGGCGACCTCAGCGCCCTCGCGCGCGAACAACAGGCTCATCGCCCGGCCGTTGCCGATCGGGTCGGTCGCGGCATCGAACGTCCGCTGGCCCCCGCCGACCACCAGCACGCGGCGTCCCTTCAGCCGCCCCCTGCCGGGAGCGCTGCCCGAGGATTCCGCGCTCAGCGGACGGACATAGGGTTCCGGCTTCGCGCCGGTCGGCGATGGTGCGTCGGACACTTCAGTTGCTCCGCGGCTTGCCGCCGTCGTAGACGCGCATGCCGGCGGCGGAATCGAGATCGGTCTCGGTCGCTTCGGTGAGGCGGGCCATCATCATGTAGAATCCGATGGCGACGATCGCCTCGACGGTTTCCTGCTCGCTGAAATGCTTGCGCATATCGGCAAACACCGGCTCCGCCACGCGAACGTTCCGGGTGACCTCGCGGCAAAAAGCCAGCAGCGCGCGTTCCGCCGCATTGAAAGCCTCGCCGCCATAGTCGCCGCGTTCGAGACCATCGACCTGGCGCTGCGTGACGCCGACGCCGAGCGCGATCGGCACGTGCTGGCGCCACTCATAGGCGCCGCCTTCGAGCTGCGCGACCTGCAGGATCAGCAATTCGCGGTTGGCGGCGCTGAGCTTCTGGCGATGCAGGATGGAATTGCCGAGCCGCATCGCCGGGATCATGTTGGCTTCGGCGTGGGCCATCATGCGAAAGATGTTCAGCTTCACCGGCATCCGGTCGAAGGAGGCGCGGATATCGCCCGTCGTCGTCTCCGGATCAATCAGGGGCAACCTTGCCACGCTTCTCTCCCTTGGTTCTTGTTGGTTTTGCATTTGTGCTGACCGGCTTCGCAGCGACGGCGGCGTCCTTCGCCGCGATCATGGCCAGGAAGAATGTGAGAAAATGCTCGATCGCCTCGACTACCCGCTCGCGGGGCGAGGCTTGGGCGCCCATCACGTAGTGTTCGAGGCGGATATAGATCAGGCCGGCTGCGAACAGCCGTCCCGCCTCGCGCGGATCCGTCGTCGTGATCAGACCGGCCAGCGCGAAACCGCGGAAATAATCCGTCATCAGCCGCTGCTCGCGCGAATAGAACTGATCGGCGAATTTGGCGCGGATGCCGGGCACCCGATTGCGTTCGGCGGTGATGACCTTCTGGAACTGGTGTTCGCGCGGGTCCGACCACTGCTCGACCAGATCGAGTGCGAACTGGCGGCAGAACGCGGCCGGCTGCTGGCGCAGCTGGCGGTAGCGCGGCGCCTCGAGGCGGCTCGCCGAACTCGCCGGCCCGTGCTCGCTGACGATGGCTTCGAGGATCGCCGCCTTGCTCGGGAAGTGATTGTAGAAGCTGCTCTCGCGGATGCCGACCCGGCGCGCCAGTTCGCGCATCGAGGCGCCGCCATAGCCGCTCTCGGCAAACAGGCCGAGCGCCTCGGTCAGAATGCGCTCGCGGGTCGAGAGCGCGGCGGTGTCGGCCGCGGTGGAAGCCTTCGAGGTCATCCGCATTGACTAGCGAACGATCGTTCGCTAGTCAACAGACGAACGATCGTTCGTTTGCCCCTGCCGCCAGCGGCACAGGAGGCTTCAGGACGGCCGTTCGAAAGCGGAACGCGGGCGTTCGACCCGCGGCCGGCGAGGCGAGAGACCCAAGGAAGGAACCCAGCGATGTCCCGTTTTTTCAGACACCCCCTGCACGCTCTGTGCGTCGTGCTGCCGATGCTCGCCGCGATCCCGGCCCAGGCCGCCGATCCCGCGAAATACGATCCCGGCGCCGACGACAAGCGAATCAAGATCGGAACCACGGCGCCGCTCAGCGGGCCCGTCTCCGCCTATGCGCAGATCGCCAAATCGGCCGAGGCCTATTTTCGCAAGGTCAACGATGACGGCGGCGTCAACGGGCGTCGCATCGAAATGATCATCGCCGACGATGCCTACAGCCCGCCGAAAACCGTCGAGCAGACCCGGCGGCTGGTCGAAAGCGACGAGGTCTTGCTGATCTTCGGCGGGGTCGGCACGCCGACCAACAGCGCCGTGCACAAATATCTCAACGACCGCAAGGTGCCGCAGCTGTTCCTCGGCTCCGGCGCGGCCAAATGGGACGATGCGAAGAATTTCCCGTGGACGGTCGGCTGGCAGCCGAGCTACCGCGACGAGGCCTTTGCCTATGCGAAGTACATCCGGGCCAGCCGTCCGAACGCCAAGGTCGGGGTGCTCTACCAGAACGACGACCTCGGCAAAGACTATCTGAAGGCGCTGGAGGAGAAGCTGGAGGCGAGCGGCGGCAATCTCCTGGTCGCCAAGGCGCCCTACGAGACCACCTCGCCCACCATCGACACGCAGATCCTGCTGCTCAAGAACAGCGGCGCCGACGTGCTGCTGGTGGCAGCCACGCCCAAGTTCGCCGCGCAAGCCATCCGCAAGGTGGCGGAGGTCGGCTGGAAGCCGATCACCATCATTTCGAACGTCTCCGCCTCGATCAGCGGCGTGCTCGAACCGGCCGGGCGCGACAATTCGGTCGGCGTGATCTCGAGCCAGTACCTGAAGGACAGCACCAATCCGGATCTCAAAGACGATCCCGGCTACAGGGAATGGCAGGCCTTCATGAACAAATACATGCCGGATGCCAACAAGGCCGACTGGCTCAACGTCTATGGCTACACCATCGCGCAGACACTGACCGCGGTGCTGAAGGCCGCCGGCAACGACCTGACGCGGGCCAACGTACTGAAGCAAGCGACCAGCATGAAGGACGTCCGCCTGCCGATGCTGATCAATGGCACCGCCATCAGCAACTCTGCGCAACGATATACGCCGATGACGAGCCTGCAGTTGATCCGCTTCGACGGCACGCGGTGGGTACCGTTCGGCGAGTTATTGCGGAACTGAAGCGCGATGCGGCAGCTGAAAATCGGCGGCATGCGGATCGATCGCCTAATCGAGATCGACCGGCTGCCGTTCGACAAGAAATGGCTGTTCGCCAATGCCGATGACGAGGTGATCGAGACCAACAGGGACTGGCTCGACCAACGCTATATCGAGCCGGGCACCGGCCGCTTCATCCTCAGTCATCATTCCTATGTCGTGCGCACGCCCGGCTGGACCGCGATCGTCGACACCTGTTGCGGCAACCACAAGGAGCGGCCGCGGGTCCCGGTCTGGCACCGGCTCAACCAGCCCTACCTCGCCAACATGCGGGCGCTGGGCGTGCGCCCGGAAGACGTCGACTTCGTGATGTGCACCCATCTGCATGTCGATCATGTCGGCTGGAACACCCAACTGGTCGACGGGCGCTGGGTCCCGACTTTCCCGAGAGCGCGCTATCTCATGGGTGCGATCGAATACGAGCATTGGGAGCAGAAACACAAACTCAAGCCGGAACGCGCGATCAATCACGGATCGTTCGAGGACTCCGTGCTTCCCGTCGTGGCGGCGGGCCAGGCGGAGTTGGTCGGATCCGACCACTGCCTGTTCGACGATCGCGACGCGACCTTGCGCTTCGTCCCGGCGCCGGGCCACACCGCCGGAAACATGATGATCGACCTGCGCGGCAGCGGGGATCATGCGGTGATGTCCGGCGATGTGATCCATCATCCGATCCAGTGCGCGGCGCCGTGGCTGGCCAATGCCGCCGATTTCGACCCCGCCGCGGCGCTGGCGACGCGGCTTGGCCTGCTGCGGCAGTTGGCAGATACGCCGAGCTTCCTGCTCACCGGCCACTTCCCCGCGCCGACCGCCGGCCGCGTGGTGAGCCACGGCGACGCATTCAGATTTCGGTTCGAGGATCACTAACAGTTTCGAACAACAAGGCAGCAGGCAACACAGAGGAGTTAGAATGAATTTTCGCACGATCACGCTTTCATTGCTCGCGCTCGCATCGGCAATGGCGCCGGCACATGCCGAGGATGCGGCAGATTACCCGTCCAGGAAGATCAGGATGCTGCTGCCCTACGCGGCCGGTGGCGGCGGCGACGTGATCGGCCGCTTGCTGGCCGACGGGATGGGCAAGCGCCTCGGCCAGACCATCTTCATCGAAAACCGCACCGGTGCGGCCGGCACCATCGGCACGCAGCAGGTCGCGGCCGCAGCTGGAGACGGTTACACCATCACGATCGGCGGCATGACCACCCACGTGCTGGCGCCGGCGGTCTATCCCAGCCTGCCCTACGATCCGATCAAGGATTTTACCACGATCGGGCGGATCGGAACGTCGTCGATACTGCTGGTAGCGACCAACGATTTTGCCGCCAGCGACGTCGCCGGCTTGACCAAAATGGCGAAGAGCGGCACGCCGATCCAGTACGGCACCTGGGGTGTCGGCTCCACCGGACAGTTCTGCGGCGAGATCCTGTCGCAGCAGGCCGGCATCCGCCTCGAGCATGTCCCGTTCAACGGCATCGCCAAGATCGCCAACGACCTGCTCGGCGGCCATATCAAGCTGGCGATGCTGGATATGGCGACCGCAACGCCCCTGGTGCAGGGCGGCAAGCTGAAAGCGCTGGCGGCCTGCGGCGAACGTTCGCCGAGCCTGCCCGGGGTCGCGAGCTACAAGGACCAGGGCATCGCCTTCGAACGGAGTCTCGCGTGGGCGATGTACGCGCCCGCCGGCCTCGCCGAGCCGGTCGCGCGCAAGCTTTCCGATGCGCTGAAGCAAGCGCTGGCCGATCCGGAGATCGCGCAAAAACTGCTGGCGCTCGGCGTCACCGCCAGTTTTCTATCAGGCGATCAGCAACGCGACATCAACGCACGCGACATCGAGGCCTGGAAGAAGGTCGCGAAGGAAGCGGGCATTGAGGTGAAATAGCGATGCCGAGATGATCCGCGACGCCGCCTCAAGGTAGGTTGTCATCACCCGCGCAGGTGGGTGACCCAGTACGCTGCGGCCTCTCGATCAATCACAACCGTCTCTGGAATACTGGGTCGTCCGGTCAAGCCGGACGATGACAGCGGTGCGTTAGCCCTCACCCGAAGAACGTCTCGAACAGCAGCTTGAGGTTCAGGGTGACGATGATGCCGGCAACGACCCACGCCAGCGCGGCGACCGGCGTGGGAATGGCAAATTTGCCCATCTTGCGCCGGTCGGAGACGAACCGCACCAGGGGAATGACGGCGAACGGCAGCTGCATCGACAGCACGACCTGGCTGAACACCAGAAGCTGCCCGGTGCCGCGCTCGCCATAGAGCGCGGTGACAATGATGACCGGGACGATGGCGATGCCGCGGGTCACCAGCCGCCGCGCCCAGCTTGGCAGCCGCAGGTGCAGAAAACCTTCCATCACAATCTGGCCCGCCAGCGTCGCCGTCACGGTCGAGTTGAGGCCGGAGGCGAGCAGCGCCACTGCAAACAGCGTCGATGCGATGCCGAGACCGAGCAGCGGCGACAGCAATTCGTAAGCCTGGCCGATTTCGGCGACGTCGGAGTGCCCGCTCTTGTGGAAGGTCGCGGCCGCCACCACCAGGATAGCGGCATTGATGAACAAGGCCAGCATCAGCGCGATGGTGGAGTCCGTCGTCGCCCATTTGATCGCGTCGCGGCGGCCTTCGTCTGACCGTTCATAGGCGCGGGTCTGCACGATCGAAGAGTGCAGATAGAGATTATGCGGCATCACGGTCGCCCCGATGATGCCGATGGCGATGTAGAGCATCTCGGGATTGGTGAAGATCTCGGTGGACGGCGCGAAGCCGCGCAGCATCGCGGCGACCGGCGGCGCGGCGGCCGTGATCTGGACCACAAAGCAGACCGCGATGACGATCAGAAGCGCGATCACGAAGGCTTCGAGGAAGCGAAAGCCCTTGTTCATCAGAAGCAGCAGCAGGAAGGCGTCGAGGGCTGCAATCAGCGCGCCGCCGACCAGGGGAATGCCGAACAGCAATTTCAGGGCGATCGCGGTGCCGATCACCTCGGCGAGATCGCAGGCGATGATCGCGGCCTCGCAGGCCAGCCACAGCATGAAGTTGACCGGCCGCGAATAGGTGGCGCGGCAGGCCTGCGCCAGATCGCGGTCGGTGACGATGCCGAGCCGCGCGGCGAGTGCCTGCAGCAGGATCG
The sequence above is drawn from the Bradyrhizobium sediminis genome and encodes:
- a CDS encoding MBL fold metallo-hydrolase, producing MRQLKIGGMRIDRLIEIDRLPFDKKWLFANADDEVIETNRDWLDQRYIEPGTGRFILSHHSYVVRTPGWTAIVDTCCGNHKERPRVPVWHRLNQPYLANMRALGVRPEDVDFVMCTHLHVDHVGWNTQLVDGRWVPTFPRARYLMGAIEYEHWEQKHKLKPERAINHGSFEDSVLPVVAAGQAELVGSDHCLFDDRDATLRFVPAPGHTAGNMMIDLRGSGDHAVMSGDVIHHPIQCAAPWLANAADFDPAAALATRLGLLRQLADTPSFLLTGHFPAPTAGRVVSHGDAFRFRFEDH
- a CDS encoding Bug family tripartite tricarboxylate transporter substrate binding protein, with the translated sequence MNFRTITLSLLALASAMAPAHAEDAADYPSRKIRMLLPYAAGGGGDVIGRLLADGMGKRLGQTIFIENRTGAAGTIGTQQVAAAAGDGYTITIGGMTTHVLAPAVYPSLPYDPIKDFTTIGRIGTSSILLVATNDFAASDVAGLTKMAKSGTPIQYGTWGVGSTGQFCGEILSQQAGIRLEHVPFNGIAKIANDLLGGHIKLAMLDMATATPLVQGGKLKALAACGERSPSLPGVASYKDQGIAFERSLAWAMYAPAGLAEPVARKLSDALKQALADPEIAQKLLALGVTASFLSGDQQRDINARDIEAWKKVAKEAGIEVK
- a CDS encoding Nramp family divalent metal transporter, whose amino-acid sequence is MDARSPALTPDSLPNDTPDASGWRADASAGVQHSLPEVYGTILVPFRGHWARKLLAFAGPGYLVSVGYMDPGNWATDLAGGSKFGYTLLSVILLSNLMAILLQALAARLGIVTDRDLAQACRATYSRPVNFMLWLACEAAIIACDLAEVIGTAIALKLLFGIPLVGGALIAALDAFLLLLLMNKGFRFLEAFVIALLIVIAVCFVVQITAAAPPVAAMLRGFAPSTEIFTNPEMLYIAIGIIGATVMPHNLYLHSSIVQTRAYERSDEGRRDAIKWATTDSTIALMLALFINAAILVVAAATFHKSGHSDVAEIGQAYELLSPLLGLGIASTLFAVALLASGLNSTVTATLAGQIVMEGFLHLRLPSWARRLVTRGIAIVPVIIVTALYGERGTGQLLVFSQVVLSMQLPFAVIPLVRFVSDRRKMGKFAIPTPVAALAWVVAGIIVTLNLKLLFETFFG